DNA sequence from the Oryza brachyantha chromosome 5, ObraRS2, whole genome shotgun sequence genome:
AGTGGATGGGAACATTGTGAACCTGGGATTATGGGACACTGCTGGTAGCTGGTTCTTCCATTGCTCTCTCCTTGGCTGGGATTTTCTTCCTGCTGCTGTTCCAAACTCTGAACCTCGTTTGTTGTGTTCGATTTCATTCAGGGCAAGAGGATTACAGCAGGCTGAGGCCACTGAGCTACAGGGGAGCTGATATATTTGTGCTGGCATTCTCATTGATCAGCAGAGCAAGCTATGAGAATGTTCTTAAGAAGGTAGGTACACCATGTAGTTCTTCTATCCTAGTAGATTCAAATGTCTCAATATCTGACACATTAGGATAGTGACCACAGATACTGTACAAAAAACTTTACCTTTTCTTGTGACAATGACAGTTTTAGACCACCTTTGACCAATATTCTTCACAATTTTTGCTTTCCAGATATGAGCTTATGATTTCACTGGAATATATTCTGAactactactgctgctgctaattATCCTTCTCTTTCTGATCAAGCAGTGGATGCCGGAGCTTCGCCGGTTTGCGCCGAATGTTCCAATTGTTCTTGTTGGGACCAAGTTAGGTTTGTACATGATGCAGCATTTAACTCGACAAAAGTTCAATGCCACTTCCTTTTGCATGCTTGTTTCAATGCTTCTAActgttttttttgtaattgttCAGATCTACGTGACCACAGATCTTACCTTGCTGACCATCCTGCAGCTTCAGCAATCACAACTGCACAGGTTTGTTCTATCTTTAACCGAAGCTTACTTTCAACACGAAGCATTTATTGACGAATTCGATGAGCAATGACCGTATATGTTACGCACAGGGTGAAGAACTTAGGAAGCAGATAGGTGCGGCAGCTTACATTGAATGCAGTTCGAAAACACAGCAGGTACAAAACTACAAACAATTTATTAGCAATTTattaggccagtctcaataCATGTTTTATGAGGcgtcatgcacattaaatagggtgtcacatcagtaaaattgTCATTAAAAGAGGAGTTCcatccccataaaactcatctaaCTCGGTTATCTAGTTTACAGTTTTAGTAACTATGCCATAAAAGTATGCATTGAGGCTGACCTTAGTCAATTCGATTAGTTCTTTGTCACAACTTGCTTGAGGAGTTTCTTGGTTTTATATGTCAATTTGAGTTGGGACAGACTGTTGACTTAATGAACCATTATGTTGAGCTGAATAATGTCGTTGGCCATTGCTAGAACATCAAGGCCGTGTTTGATACTGCCATCAAGGTGGTCCTTCAGCCACCTCGGAGAAGGGGCGAGGCGACGATGGCAAGGAAGAAGACAAGGCGAAGCTCCGGGGGATGCTCATTAAAGTAAGGACACCTCGCAAAGTCTTGTAATTACATGGTTTGGATCTTATGCATGGCTGGCTAGTGGCTAGTGTGATTTTGTACATTTTGTATACTAGTTCATATGAAACTATGCAATGGCTGATATaactgtctttttttttactgcagAAACTTGATGTGTGGCAGTACTTGTGTTGTCTAGGACTTACCTGAACTTTCGAGGTTAAAGCGTTGTGTAATGGCAAGTGAGTTTGCTGACTGTTGTGCTGCTTCCGTGGTTACTCCTTAATAGATCTCTTTTTGTGTGTTTGCATTACTACATCTAGACCTAGAGCATCAGGCTCATAGACTGACTTGTTATCAGGTgtttgtattaatatattattatgtaaGAAGGTTGTGGTATTGTGGAACAGCTAGGTACAAGTATGCAGGCTATGTTGCATGTCTGCTACTGGtgtaatgttaaaaatataaaactatgcTTTATGTTTTTGTGTATGAATTGCTTTTTATTGGTGTTTTTGCACAATGGCAGAAGATATCATTTTGTTGGCCAATTAATAAACTGCACTACCCAACTGGACAATGAGAAACGCATATACTGATTTTCAAAACAAGGCCTACTATGACTGAAATGAGAATGCCATCGTTTGACACACCAGTGCCCACAATCACATGGCTGTTGTAGCTATGAACTGCTTATTCTGTATTTCTGACAACGCAGATGAAATCCAGAAGAAAATGCTTCTGGATTTCTGCATCAGATAAGTGATGGAATAATAGAACCCTTTGAGATCAAGGCAGCTGTTCATTTTCTCAACATGTTTTTGAGCTTTTCGTTCGCGGATACTAGTTCTGCAGCGACACCAACTTCATTAGCCGAGTGTCCTGCATCTGGAACTACCTGCATACGGTAGAAGCGATGAGTTTTTGGCTTGCTAAAGCATGCATGTACattctatttacaaatagagAAATTATTGAAAATTCATGAACAAACATACTCCACTTAAACACCTCAGGTAAAGCATGAGTTGAATAATTTCAACTCGAGTGTGATAGTTAGGAGGTTTGGAGCTTAGGTGGTTTCACGTATGCTAGTTTGTAGCTTTACATATGCTAGTTTCACGTATGATAGTTAGGAGGTTTGAAGTTAGAGGTTTCACCAAGCATGACTTGAATAATTTCTAGTTCTTGGAATATTGTTCTAGAACAACTTTTCAACTAGGTAGGAGTTAATTTATCCGTTTATATCCTCATGTAGCTACAACAGAAATTAGATAATCCATCAATTTCATCTATCTCAATTCTCAAATGGCACCATAGTAGGAGGTTTGAAGCCTAATTATCGATTCTATACACTTGGCACCAATGCATGTAAAGGCGTAAGATTCCattaaataaaacacattTCCTTTTCAGTTTTATCAAGTTAGTTACTACACTTGTTCCTTGCGTGAGTTTTAGTAAAAAAcggtttaattatttttaggggAACCCATATAACGCTAGCACTGATGCTACTACTACACActagagagaagaaaagatcTCCCACATGCGTGACATGGCATTGATGTGACAAGCTTTGCTTCATCTCCACTAGACATGCTAACAAGAGCCTGTCATACtaaatgctacagtacaaACGCATACTAATCATTGGTACTCCGATACTGCTATAGACAATCAAGGACTGACAGTATACAGTACTTCCAAATCAGAAGGTTGGAGAGCAAATGATGACATTGTGGCATTATAATAACAGGAAAAGTTGTTTGGTCCAACTTTGGCCTCATTAGATGTCTGATTTAGAAACAAATGAGCTAACTTGGTTCTCAGTTGCAAATTATATGCAATTGAAGAGCATTTGTGGCTATCGTTTGGCCTTTCGGGGgaaaaaaagtgaaacgacatatttacaaatgaaaaataatttatgaataaaacttttatatatctgTTCGTACTTCTTACCGATAtaaagcaaaggctgaaaataaattacgataaaataaccctaaaaccaactctaaattcaaattttggcctataagcaggaataaaagcaaaaagatggggctCATTGTATCTGGcagatttattttggaaaacaTGAAGAGGATCATTTACCTTAAATTCTGCTTCAGGCCATGCTTTATGAAGATCCCAAGCAGACATCATAGGACAGCAAACATCATAACGGCCCTGCAACATATAAAGTAATCACTATCAGGTATTACGAATGTACCATCAGTACCATCTCCATCTGTAGAACTGTCACCATGGAACTTACAAAATactcttatatataaatataagaagcATCAAGGTCTAATTCGTTAGTTGAGGAATTGTTAATAACGCCTCTTTTAAGTTCCATTGTCATCAAGCAGTTCACAGTTATATTACACAAACCCATGTCAACTTGCCATCTTGGTATCCTAAGTCTACAAACTAGATAACATGCCCGACATGAGAATTGATCGTGTTTGCTACAATTATATTAACTAACGGGAATTGATCATGGGCACATGTGCTAAAGTCATATCCAGACATAACATACAACATACAAAACCTTTAAAACTTGAGGGCAGAAATACCTGCACAATAAAAGCTTTAATGTGTCGAATCTTGTCAACATTATCTAATAGATGAGAGTCCGAGGGTAAAAATCCCttattcacaaaataatgGTTTTCAATCCTTGCAAATGCCTGGAGAAAAATTTAACCATGTGTCACCAAATATCAGAAACATAAAAGTGTGTTATatctagtaaaaaaattgagactGAAGGCATTTCCGCAGGATAAAAGTAGGCTAATTGGCAAATATGTTGAGATTTGTAACCGGAAGCAAAACAGCACATTGATTTGGTTTACTGGGAAATAAGTGTATATAGTCAACAGCAGCAGTTAGAGCAGCAGATTGAGAAATTGATATTGTGCAGTGATCAGTAAATTGTCCTGTTGGAAGCTCAAGGTAACATCAAACACACGCATTAACAACCCCCAAAGGCGCCCTTTTTTAGATATTGCTTTAGAAACTTTCTTTtgttattaaatatatgtactTTTAGGAATTCTCAGTAAAAGTTTCCCAAATAGCTCTGTTGAAACTTAAAAATCCATTGGAACTAGAACATGGGATGGGTATCTATCGGAACAAATAGCATCCTAGAGGAATAATTAACAACTTGGCTTTTGTGTTAGAGGCTAAAAcatctaaaaacaattaatctcTCCGTTTTAGAATTTAaggtgtttttgttttgtcctaagtcaaAGTTGTCTAACTTACCTTCACCAAGTTACAGAAATAATAGTTATCACTTAGAATACCAAATAAAAACACTATCAACACATATTTATGGTAGATTTTATCGATACCAATTTGATGGTGGAGataatggtgtattttttctataaacttgatcaaagttagaaaaacttgatttaggacaaaactaaaacatcttacattatgaaacagagggggtattattttatatgtgcataaaactGAATAATAGAAAGTTCTTCAGAAGGAGTGTAGATATGTTACGTAGGCAGATGTTAAGAAATTAGTGTAAGCCAGTCAACtcatagcaaaaaaaaaatgctcatgaAAGGACTTGCCAATGAGAATTTATCATCCTCCCCTCGCTTGATGTTCTCGtgattttgaataagatgtgCAGTCATCATCTCCCACATTGTCCATCTCTTAGCAGCTTCAGCCTAAATACCAATAGAGGGTACCATCATACATGAAGCAGAGTAACTAGGAAACTACTAAAATGAATGGATCAAATATACCAAgcaatatagataaatctaccTGGACATCAGCGTCAGAGGAAGTTAGTCTTTTGCTATATGCAGCTATGAAACAATTCCTTTCATCCTCAGGAATAAAATCTCTAAATGGTTCCCACGCTGAAAACATATAAGTTGAAGCAAAAAATCAGAACATAAAGGTGTGTACTTTTTACGCAAAATAAGATAATGAACTGATCAGCAAACATACCAGACTGACTACTCAAAAACTAACTATTTTGGTAACTTCAAGCTACCAAAATagagattttaattttgtagtgtttaacaaaaagaaacattACACAAAACCAGTCATACGTACCATCTGGGAAAATAGCTGCTGCACCACCCTCATAGAACCAATCAAGCTCCTTTTTCCTAAGCAAGAAAATGCCTCTTAGAACAATGCCAGTCACCTAGCAGACACCAAAGAAAGAATTAGTACGAAATCTACAATGTAGCTCCcatgcacacatatttataacaagTTTCATCGTGAAAAGTAAACATAAAGAACAATAGGTCACTCACCTTATCAGGATGGGTCTGGCTGTACGCAATAGCTAATGTGCTTCCCCATGAACCGCCAAATACCTACACAGTGTTGGCACTAATGAGTTCCACTGCTGAAAGGCTTACAACATAAATATTCTTAAGGAAACAACACTAGAATTGCCTGCCACTCTGGAATGCCAAGATGCTGTCTAAGCTTCTCGATGTCAGCGACCAAGTCCCAAGTAGTGTTCTCTTCCAGGCAAGCATGAGGAGTACTTCTGCCTGCACCTCTCTGCAAACAGTGACAATGcaaaaatcaagaaacaaaGCCTCCTCTGCACAACCAATGGTAAAACAAACACATGAGAGGACGAAACTAACCTGATCGAACAAAACTATCCTGAAGAACTCCGGGTCAAAGAACCTCCGATTGCCGGGCGACGTGCCAGC
Encoded proteins:
- the LOC102722681 gene encoding proline iminopeptidase isoform X1, with product MIRPLRASPSPTLHRCRPRPPPPRLPPSAAAAGGRGLGCHLRCLSAAAAPMDQQPLRKDLYPHTEPYDSGFLKVSGVHTIYYEQSGNPHGHPVVFLHGGPGAGTSPGNRRFFDPEFFRIVLFDQRGAGRSTPHACLEENTTWDLVADIEKLRQHLGIPEWQVFGGSWGSTLAIAYSQTHPDKVTGIVLRGIFLLRKKELDWFYEGGAAAIFPDAWEPFRDFIPEDERNCFIAAYSKRLTSSDADVQAEAAKRWTMWEMMTAHLIQNHENIKRGEDDKFSLAFARIENHYFVNKGFLPSDSHLLDNVDKIRHIKAFIVQGRYDVCCPMMSAWDLHKAWPEAEFKVVPDAGHSANEVGVAAELVSANEKLKNMLRK
- the LOC102722681 gene encoding proline iminopeptidase isoform X2 yields the protein MIRPLRASPSPTLHRCRPRPPPPRLPPSAAAGGRGLGCHLRCLSAAAAPMDQQPLRKDLYPHTEPYDSGFLKVSGVHTIYYEQSGNPHGHPVVFLHGGPGAGTSPGNRRFFDPEFFRIVLFDQRGAGRSTPHACLEENTTWDLVADIEKLRQHLGIPEWQVFGGSWGSTLAIAYSQTHPDKVTGIVLRGIFLLRKKELDWFYEGGAAAIFPDAWEPFRDFIPEDERNCFIAAYSKRLTSSDADVQAEAAKRWTMWEMMTAHLIQNHENIKRGEDDKFSLAFARIENHYFVNKGFLPSDSHLLDNVDKIRHIKAFIVQGRYDVCCPMMSAWDLHKAWPEAEFKVVPDAGHSANEVGVAAELVSANEKLKNMLRK
- the LOC102703969 gene encoding rac-like GTP-binding protein 2, whose translation is MSGATKFIKCVTVGDGAVGKTCMLICYTSNKFPTDYIPTVFDNFSANVSVDGNIVNLGLWDTAGQEDYSRLRPLSYRGADIFVLAFSLISRASYENVLKKWMPELRRFAPNVPIVLVGTKLDLRDHRSYLADHPAASAITTAQGEELRKQIGAAAYIECSSKTQQNIKAVFDTAIKVVLQPPRRRGEATMARKKTRRSSGGCSLKNLMCGSTCVV